Below is a genomic region from Timaviella obliquedivisa GSE-PSE-MK23-08B.
CCTAAACAAGTTGCTCCATGCTCTAACACAGTTCGAGCAACCGTTACTGCCCCGTGTCCGTAGGCATCTGCCTTGACGATCGCCATTAGCTTAGTGGTAGGTGACAGTAATTTTTTGATCTGTTGCACATTATGAATCAGCGCTTCTAGATCAATTTCAACCCAAGCTCGCTCAGTTGGTTGCAACGCTGACCGGGGCGGACGGGGTAAAAACTTATGACGGACAAAATAGGACAGGTAGATCTGTAAAACTTCTGAAGTAATAGCGGGGCAAGTAATGTTAGTTCCTGCCAACCCAGCCTGAGTATTCTGGGTATCAAAGGCTTGGGAGACAAATGTAGCAGCTTCTACGGGTGCTTTCGGATGAGTGCAGCTTTGAGTAAACATAGATATAGCCGGAACCAAAGCATTATCTGAAGGCATGGTCAGAAGCTTTGCCTGCCAGTCTAGATGAGGAAGGACATTGATTGAGTAGCCTAATGTGGCGATCGCACCAATGAGTTGTTCGAGGGTTAATTGGTGAGGACTAACCAGGTGAAACGTTTGTCCCAATAAATCAGATTGATGAGATAAATGGGCGATCGCCTGTGCGATGTAATCGACTGGCGCTAAAGACATTTTCAGATCAAGGTCTGATGCATATCCTAATTGGATAAATCCCTTGATCATTCTGCATATTAAGTTGTCGAGTTGGAATCCACCCGTTTGGCTATGCCCTGTAATCATGCCCAAGCGATAGATACAAACGGGTAAGCCGCGATCGCGGGCAGCAATGACTAGCTTTTCGGCAACCCATTTGCTTTGGGCATATCCCTCCGAATAACCGTCACAATGCTCTAGCTGATTAGATTCTAAGATCAATTCCATTTCCTGATATTCAGGCGCATGAAACACATCAATAGTCGAAATGTAGTGAACTGGTAAAGTTCGGGTTTGGGTAGCCAAACGCAAAACTTCTTGAGTCCCAATGACATTGGCGTTGCGCAGAGCCGTGTAGGGATAAACTAAATTGACGTATGCGCCACTATGATAAATCACATCAATTCGGTCTGCTAATTCTCGAAACTGTTGTTCAGATAATCCAAATAAAGGTCGTGATAAATCTCCTAAAATTGGAATAATGCGAGAACCAAATGAAGGGTGCCAAATGTCGTAGTTTTCTAATGCTTTACGAAGGCGACTGCTTGCAGTTTCCAAGTCATTTGCCCGGACAAGACAGTAAACCGTAATTTGAGGATATTTGAGTAGGAGTTCATGTAGAAGAAAGGCTCCTATAAAACCCGTTGCGCCTGTCAGAAAGATATACTGAAACTCAGATTTAATTAGGGTAACAGGTGCGATCGGGCGAATCGATGGATCTAAGTTTGCATCAGACATTAATTCCGCAGGACTGGTTTTAAATCCTGTATCAACACCAGCCCGTAAAGCTTTAATAATTTCTGCAAATCCAGCAACGGTTGGGGCTTTAAATAAACACTCCAGCGTTAATTCTACTTGAAACATTTCTTTGGCACGCGACAAAAGCATTGCGGCACGCAGCGAATCTCCCCCTGATTCAAAAAAGTGATGGTCAATGCCCACTTCTACGCCCAGAATGCCAGACCAAAGTTGAATGATCTGTTGTTCGAGAAGGGTGCGCGCCGGAATAATTTCTTCCTGTAAATTGAGGGTAGTGATAGGAAGCGCCCGGCGATCGACTTTGCGGTTTGGGGTTAAGGGCAAAGTATCCATGAAAAACACAATGCCTGGAACCATATAATCAGGAAGCTTTTCCTTAAGCCATGAGCGGATCTGAGCCGGACGTAGTTCTGGTGATAGTGAATTTAGAACAACATAAGCAACCAACCGACGGTTTCCTGGAGAATCTTCTACGGCGATAACAGCAGATTCTCGCACATGGGGATGCTGTGAGAGGGTTGTCTCAATATCTCCTAGCTCAATTCGATAACCTCGAATTTTAACCTGGTTATCCATTCGTCCAATCATCTCAATATTGCCGTCTGCTAAAAGACGAGCCGAGTCCCCTGTTTTATAAAGACGAGCTTCGGAATTGGAGCTAAAAGGATCAGCAATAAATTTTTCGTGGGTTAGTTCTGGGCGACCCAGATATCCCCGTGCAACTCCTGCACCGCCAATATAGATTTCGCCCGCTTCGCCGACCTCAACAAGTTCAATCGGATCGCTCTTTCGGCGGGAGCCTTCTTTGACTAAATAAATTTGAGTCTCAGCGATCGCATGTCCTAGTGGCACAGGGCGATCGCTACAATCGACTTGGTGTACCATCGACCATACCGTTGTTTCAGTTGGGCCATACATGTGCCAAAGTGAGGATACTTTATCAAGTAGCTGATTGGCTAAAGCTCTGGTCAAAGCCTCTCCCCCACACAAAACTTTAAGGTTAGGGTTGCCTTTCCAGCCAGCTACTAACACCAACCGCCAAGTTGCTGGTGTTGCCTGGACAAAGGTTACATCAGGGTCGGATAAAATTTGGGATAATCTATTCGCATCGGCAGCAATTTCACGTTCAATCAGTCTAATTCGTGCACCTGTAATAAGTGGTAAATATAAGTCGGGAACAGAGAGATCGAAAGAGACAGTAGTGATCGCTAAGAGGGTATCACTCGCAGTTATTCCAGGTTCTTTTTGCATCGATTGAAGCAGGTTAACCGCTGCACCATGAACAATCTGAACACCCTTAGGTTTACCTGTTGAGCCAGAGGTATAGATGACATAAGCAAGGTTATCTCTTTGAACCTGGCTTTGAGGATTTGTGCTGAGATGGTGAGCAATTGTTTCCCAACCCGAATCAATAAACAAGTTTTGAGCATTATGTTGAGGCATCGTCTGATGCAAGTGCTGTTGTGTCAGCAAAATAGGCACTTGTGCATCCTCTAAAATGAATGCTAAGCGTTCGGGCGGGTAGTTTGGATCGAGGGGAATATATGCCCCTCCTGCTTTAAGAACGCCTAGTAATGCCACAAACATTTCTAGCGATCGCTCCACACAAACCCCAACTAAAACATCAGGCTTTACGCCCAAAGTTTGCAGGTAATGCGCCAGTTGGTTTGCCTTTTGGTTCAGTTCACAGTAGGTCAACTGCTGTTCCTTAAAGACAATTGCCACGGCATCAGGGGTTTTTAACGCTTGCGTTTCGACTAGTTGATGAATAGAAACCCCTATGCTGTCAGAAAACATTGTAATTCTCCGTAAAATCGTTTGTTGAGGTGCAAGACAATAATTGAGATGTTGACAAAGAACATCTCTCAGACCAGCAGTACTAAAACTGGTATATTTTTATTTATCCCGAGGATATATTAAAAGTAACAAAAAGCACTGAAATCTAGTTGTATCAAAAAAAGTCTACTTTCCTGCAAGCCTCGTCAGTTCTAGTATGCCTCTGAGAAATAAATCCAATATGGGCTGAGACTTTTAAGCCTGAAAGGAGTGTGTGTCGATTACCAGTCTTAACATGACAAAAAACACTTTTCCAAGTGTGTAATCTAAGTATGTAAGCTGAAACGATAAGTTCTCGCTTTTTTTGCGCTCAATATCATCTAAATTTCCGCGGGGAGTTTTTGTAATCAGCACTTTTTTCCTAGAACCATCGCTCTGTCGCGGGGACGCGAGATCGATGCCAAACACATGTCCTGGCATCGTTGTAATGAAGAGGCGATCGTTGCGATCGCCCATAGCGTTATTTAATTGCAACTCCCTTAGGTCTTCAAAGATATTTATTAATTTGTGCATTCTCGGCAAGAATCAGAAGCCCTGTCCTTCCACAGATAGCCACTTATAAAATACAAGGCTAGTAGTCTCTAGCGTAAGTTCACCTATCAATGAGCAAGGGACTTAAGCTCTTTATCTATCATCTTAAGCGTGATAATGAGGGCTGTGCTTACACCGTAGTCTACTAGCCATAATTTGACGAAAGTTAAGATTCTGACTCAGATAAAATGAGCCAGCGTTCAGTGGCTTTATCAATAGATTTTTCTAGTTCCGATAACCGTTCAGAAATCTGTTTAACTTCAGAAAAATCACTGGGAGGATTTTGGTAAAGAAGCGTTGCAAGTTCAATCTTCTCATCTTCCATTTTGGGGATCTGAGTTCCTAAAGTTTCTAGTTCACGCTTCTCTTTGTAGGAGAGTTTTCGAGTTTTTACTGCGATCGCATTTAATGTAGCAGGACTTGCGGCAACGCTATTTGAATTGTTCTGAGCCGCAGGCTCTTCAGGTTTCTCGGTCTTTTTCTCTTTTTGTCCTTCTCCCCTTCCTTGTGATTCGGCTTCTTCGTCAGCTTTCCGATATTCTAAGTAGACCGAGTAGTTGCCAGGATATTGACGAAGTTCGCCGCTAGGCTGGAGAGCAAAGATAGTTTCTACCGTGCGATCGAGGAAGTAGCGATCGTGAGAAACGACAATGACACAGCCGTTAAACTCCTCTAGATATTCTTCTAAAACCGCCAGAGTTTGGACATCTAAATCGTTGGTTGGCTCGTCTAGAATGAGCAAGTTTGGGGCGCTCATTAAAACCCGCAGCAGAAACAAGCGACGGCGTTCGCCTCCAGAAAGCTTGTTGATGGGAGCATACTGCTGGTTGCCTGGAAACAAAAAGCGCTCCAGCATTTGAGAGGCAGTAATGATAGAACCATCAGAAGTTTTAACCAGTTCTGCAACTTCTTTCAAATAATCAATAACGCGCTGTTCAGGATTGATAGCCAGATCATCGGAATGCTGGTCGAAGTAACCAATGTGAATAGTGCTGCCCAGTTCAACTTTGCCAGAGTCGGGTTGTACTCGCCCAGTAATGATATCCATCAACGTAGATTTGCCTGCACCGTTGCCGCCAATGATACCGATGCGATCTTCGGGAGTGAAATCATAGGTGAAATCTTTAATTAGCGTTCGCCCGTTATAGCCTTTAGAGACATTAGCCAGTTCAACGACCTTTTTGCCAATTCGCCGTCCCGCAGTTGTAATATCAACCTTGCCCTGGACTTGTTTAAATTCCTTGTTTTGCAGATCATGGGCGCGATCGATCCGCGCTTTTTGTTTAGTACTCCGCGCTTTTGCGCCCCGTTGCAGCCATTCTAATTCTCTTCGCAGTAGCCCTCGGTGCTTGCGTTGAGTATTGATGTTAGATTCTTCGGCTTGGGCTTTTTTTTCTAAGTAGTAGGAATAGTTGCCGTCATAGGAATAAAGATCACCGCGATCGATTTCTAGAATCCGATTGGTAACGCGATCGAGAAAATAGCGATCGTGAGTAATCAGCAATAACGCACCGCGATATCGATTCAAATAGCTCTGGAGCCATTCTACCGACAGAGCATCGAGATGGTTAGTCGGCTCATCCATGAGCAGCACATCAGGTTCAGAGAGGAGCGCAGTGGCGAGGGCAATGCGTTTACGATAGCCGCCCGAAAGGTTCCCAATGACGGCGCTAAAATCATCAATGCCTAATTTAGTGAGAATAATTTTGGCATTAGTTTCTAAATCCCATGCCCCGATCGCATCCATACGATGAGTCACTTCAGAGAGCCGATCCATGAGCTTATTCTGATCTCCTTGACCGTGGGTCAGTTGATCGGAAATTGCTTCATATTCTCGGACTAAGGTCATTTGTTCACCGCTGTCGGCAAAAACTTGCTCTAGAACAGTTCGACTTTCATCAAGATCAGGTTGCTGAGGCAAATAGACAATGCGAACCCCAGAGTTAAATAAAAGCTTGCCATCGTCGATGGACTCTAAACCCGCAATCATTTTAAGAAAGGTCGATTTGCCAGACCCATTTGTGCCGATCAAGCCAACTTTATCGGTACTGTTGAGGCTAAAGTTAGCATCTTTGAGAATCTCTTTGATGCCAAAATCTTTTTTTACTGATTGCAGTGTGAAAATACTCATCTGGCTCTTTATACAAATCCACCATGAGAACCTTAACACTTTGAGATGATAGGCTGACGTATTTTGCAAATTGAATTAGTCGAGCCAGACCCAGTACATAAAGGATATTGTTGACTTTGAACATTAATAATTGACACGAGTGATTTGAAAGAAGGGTCAAACCTAGAGAATAAGCCAAGAGTTTTTCAGAGATGATCGCGTTAAGGTATGACTGATCCTGAGTCACCTTGGCTTTTCAACGATCCTTTACTAATTTTCTACATCATCCTGATCACTCGTTAGTCTTGTCATCAAGTTGTACAGTCTTAAAGCATGGACAGCAGCGATCGCCAAGATTGGGTTCACTTTTAGATAATTAATAATGAAAACCCTACGGCACGCTAGGAAGATGCGCTTGAAACGCTTATGGAGTCTGCACTCTGACTAGAACAGCCCCCGTGAGTTGAAAAGAGAGTGAAGATGCTTTAATTTTTGTTAAAGTTAGTGAATCTGTGGCTGTCCTTCTCTGTAGAACGCTCAGTCTTAGCTCAAGTATTTCTGCCTGCCCTCTTCCCCTTCTGGAGCTTCTTCATGCTGCGCTTGGAACATATTAATAAAACCTACCCCACAGGCGAAGTTCTCAAAGACGTGAGTTGGGAAGTTAAAACAGGCGATCGCATTGGATTGGTCGGCGTAAACGGCGCAGGCAAATCGACCCAGCTTAAAATTATCGCAGGCGAAATAGAGCCAACCTCTGGTGAGATCATTCGCCCTTCTAGCCTTCACATTGCCTACCTGAGTCAAGAATTTGATGTTGATCCCGGTCGCACCGTGCGAGAAGAATTTTGGCAAGCTTTCGCTGAAGCTAATCAGGTCAACAAAGCCTTGATGCAAGTTCATCATGACATGGAGTCGGCAAGCCCTAATGAACTAGAAGATTTGATCCACAAGATGGACAAATTTCAGCGCAAGTTTGAGGGGCTAGATGGCTATGGACTGGAGTCGCGCATTGACAAGCTGATGCCAGAACTAGGGTTTGAATTAGATGATGGCGATCGCCTGGTGGAAGCGTTTAGCGGCGGTTGGCAAATGCGCATGGGTCTAGGCAAAATTTTGCTCCAGTCTCCCGACTTGCTGCTCCTAGACGAGCCAACCAACCACTTGGATCTAGAAACCATTGAGTGGCTAGAAAATTACCTGAAGGGGCTGAACACACCCATGGTCATTGTCTCCCATGACCGAGAATTTCTCGATCGCCTGTGCACTCAAATTGTTGAAACCGAGCGCGGCGTATCGACGACCTATTTAGGTAACTACAGCGCTTATTTGCTGCAAAAAGAAGAAGCACAGCTGGCTCAACTCAGCGCCTTTGAACGGCAACAAAAGGAGCTAGAAAAACAACAAACCTTTGTCGATCGCTTTCGGGCGAGCGCTACACGCAGCACCCAGGCAAAAAGCCGCGAGAAACAGCTTGATAAGATTGAGCGAATTGATGCCCCAATTGCCGGGGTAAAAACGTTGCGGTTCCAATTTCCTCCGGCACCCCGCAGCGGTCGAGAGGTGGTGATCATTGAAAATTTGACCCATGCCTATGGCGAAAAAATCTTGTTCTTAGGGGCTGAACTGCTGGTAGAACGCGGCGATCGCATTGCTTTCGTGGGACCCAATGGAGCCGGAAAATCCACGCTTCTACACCTAATGACGGGAATCGAACAGCCCAGCGAAGGCACTGTTAAGTTAGGGGATCACAATGTCATTTCGGGTTATTTTGAACAGAACCAAGCCGAAGCGCTGGATTTAGAAAAAACCGTTATGGAGACTATCCATGACGAAGTACCCGATTGGAAAAACGAAGAAGTTCGGACGCTTTTAGGGCGATTTCTTTTCAGTAACGAAACAGTTTTCAAGAAAGTTGGGGCGCTCAGCGGTGGCGAGAAAGCCCGTTTAGCACTCGCAAAAATGTTACTCCGTCCCGCTAACTTATTAATCTTAGACGAGCCGACCAACCACCTCGACATCCCAGCAAAAGAAATGCTGGAAGATGCTTTAAAAGCCTACGATGGCACGGCTATTGTCGTTTCCCACGATCGCTATTTCATCTCTCAAGTCGCCACTAAAATTGTCGAAATTCGGGACGGCGAACTACGGGTTTATCGCGGTGACTATCATTATTACTTAGACAAGATTGCTGAAGAAAAAGAAAAGGTAAAGTTAGAGGCGATCGCTGCAGAAAGAGCCGCCAAAGAGAGCGTCAAGCGGGATAAGCAAAAGCAAAAAGAAAAATCTAGAAAGGGTTAGGGATCAGTTCACAGGTGAGATTTCAAATAGTTTGAACCATTACTCGCCGTCATATTGCTCATGATTTCTAGCAGAACAGATCCTAGACGGAAAGTTGGAATGGTATTATTGCTGAGAAAATATTCGTTATCTCATGAGGACGATTCGCATGGCACAGGCGCAAGTTTCTCCAGTCGTGCTCGTGATTATGGATGGCTGGGGGCATAGCGAAGAAACCGAAGGGAATGCGATCGCTGCCGCTCATACCCCTGTTGTCGATAGCCTCTGGGCAGCCTATCCCCGAACCCTGATCCAAACTTCTGGTAAAAACGTGGGGCTACCCGAAGGACAAATGGGTAACTCTGAAGTGGGGCATCTTAACATTGGTGCAGGCAGAGTCGTGCCCCAAGAACTCGTGCGCATTAGCGATGCGGTCGAGGATGGCACACTTTTAAGTAATGCTGCTCTTCTGCGTATCTGTGCAGAGGTGCGCCAGCGGGAAGCAACGCTGCATCTGGTCGGTCTGTGTTCAGAAGGCGGCGTTCATTCTCATCTGAGTCACTTGTTTGGGCTGATCGATTTGGCGAAAGAGCAAGGGTTATCCCAAGTCTGTATTCACGCCATTACAGACGGACGAGATACTAAGCCCACCGATGGTTTGATCGCCATTGAAAAAATTCAGGACTATGTAACGAAAGTGGGAGTCGGTCAACTCTCCACTCTCAGCGGTCGTTATTACGCCATG
It encodes:
- the alr gene encoding alanine racemase, producing MFSDSIGVSIHQLVETQALKTPDAVAIVFKEQQLTYCELNQKANQLAHYLQTLGVKPDVLVGVCVERSLEMFVALLGVLKAGGAYIPLDPNYPPERLAFILEDAQVPILLTQQHLHQTMPQHNAQNLFIDSGWETIAHHLSTNPQSQVQRDNLAYVIYTSGSTGKPKGVQIVHGAAVNLLQSMQKEPGITASDTLLAITTVSFDLSVPDLYLPLITGARIRLIEREIAADANRLSQILSDPDVTFVQATPATWRLVLVAGWKGNPNLKVLCGGEALTRALANQLLDKVSSLWHMYGPTETTVWSMVHQVDCSDRPVPLGHAIAETQIYLVKEGSRRKSDPIELVEVGEAGEIYIGGAGVARGYLGRPELTHEKFIADPFSSNSEARLYKTGDSARLLADGNIEMIGRMDNQVKIRGYRIELGDIETTLSQHPHVRESAVIAVEDSPGNRRLVAYVVLNSLSPELRPAQIRSWLKEKLPDYMVPGIVFFMDTLPLTPNRKVDRRALPITTLNLQEEIIPARTLLEQQIIQLWSGILGVEVGIDHHFFESGGDSLRAAMLLSRAKEMFQVELTLECLFKAPTVAGFAEIIKALRAGVDTGFKTSPAELMSDANLDPSIRPIAPVTLIKSEFQYIFLTGATGFIGAFLLHELLLKYPQITVYCLVRANDLETASSRLRKALENYDIWHPSFGSRIIPILGDLSRPLFGLSEQQFRELADRIDVIYHSGAYVNLVYPYTALRNANVIGTQEVLRLATQTRTLPVHYISTIDVFHAPEYQEMELILESNQLEHCDGYSEGYAQSKWVAEKLVIAARDRGLPVCIYRLGMITGHSQTGGFQLDNLICRMIKGFIQLGYASDLDLKMSLAPVDYIAQAIAHLSHQSDLLGQTFHLVSPHQLTLEQLIGAIATLGYSINVLPHLDWQAKLLTMPSDNALVPAISMFTQSCTHPKAPVEAATFVSQAFDTQNTQAGLAGTNITCPAITSEVLQIYLSYFVRHKFLPRPPRSALQPTERAWVEIDLEALIHNVQQIKKLLSPTTKLMAIVKADAYGHGAVTVARTVLEHGATCLGVATISEGIELRRSEIKAPIILLGSANTPSQVRTIADWRLQPTLCSLKQALMFSTTLATSGYSGSLPVHLCIDTGMSRLGISWQNSHQLVQLVEHLPNLQIASIYSHLATADDPDTSTMYLQNSRFQEAIDRITAKGFTLPQIHLANSAATLQDSALHYDMVRVGLLLYGLEPSSHLEGMIDLKPVLQVKAKVTMVKTIPPGTGVSYGHQFIATQETRLAVVGIGYADGVSRRLSNQMTVLIRGQRISQVGMITMDQLMLDVTSLPDLQEGEIVTLIGQDGTEHLSIEEWSRIFGTISWEILCGFKQRLPRSTKSYEPIENNMSVLVS
- a CDS encoding ABC-F family ATP-binding cassette domain-containing protein; the encoded protein is MSIFTLQSVKKDFGIKEILKDANFSLNSTDKVGLIGTNGSGKSTFLKMIAGLESIDDGKLLFNSGVRIVYLPQQPDLDESRTVLEQVFADSGEQMTLVREYEAISDQLTHGQGDQNKLMDRLSEVTHRMDAIGAWDLETNAKIILTKLGIDDFSAVIGNLSGGYRKRIALATALLSEPDVLLMDEPTNHLDALSVEWLQSYLNRYRGALLLITHDRYFLDRVTNRILEIDRGDLYSYDGNYSYYLEKKAQAEESNINTQRKHRGLLRRELEWLQRGAKARSTKQKARIDRAHDLQNKEFKQVQGKVDITTAGRRIGKKVVELANVSKGYNGRTLIKDFTYDFTPEDRIGIIGGNGAGKSTLMDIITGRVQPDSGKVELGSTIHIGYFDQHSDDLAINPEQRVIDYLKEVAELVKTSDGSIITASQMLERFLFPGNQQYAPINKLSGGERRRLFLLRVLMSAPNLLILDEPTNDLDVQTLAVLEEYLEEFNGCVIVVSHDRYFLDRTVETIFALQPSGELRQYPGNYSVYLEYRKADEEAESQGRGEGQKEKKTEKPEEPAAQNNSNSVAASPATLNAIAVKTRKLSYKEKRELETLGTQIPKMEDEKIELATLLYQNPPSDFSEVKQISERLSELEKSIDKATERWLILSESES
- a CDS encoding ATP-binding cassette domain-containing protein, which codes for MLRLEHINKTYPTGEVLKDVSWEVKTGDRIGLVGVNGAGKSTQLKIIAGEIEPTSGEIIRPSSLHIAYLSQEFDVDPGRTVREEFWQAFAEANQVNKALMQVHHDMESASPNELEDLIHKMDKFQRKFEGLDGYGLESRIDKLMPELGFELDDGDRLVEAFSGGWQMRMGLGKILLQSPDLLLLDEPTNHLDLETIEWLENYLKGLNTPMVIVSHDREFLDRLCTQIVETERGVSTTYLGNYSAYLLQKEEAQLAQLSAFERQQKELEKQQTFVDRFRASATRSTQAKSREKQLDKIERIDAPIAGVKTLRFQFPPAPRSGREVVIIENLTHAYGEKILFLGAELLVERGDRIAFVGPNGAGKSTLLHLMTGIEQPSEGTVKLGDHNVISGYFEQNQAEALDLEKTVMETIHDEVPDWKNEEVRTLLGRFLFSNETVFKKVGALSGGEKARLALAKMLLRPANLLILDEPTNHLDIPAKEMLEDALKAYDGTAIVVSHDRYFISQVATKIVEIRDGELRVYRGDYHYYLDKIAEEKEKVKLEAIAAERAAKESVKRDKQKQKEKSRKG